From a single Chloroflexia bacterium SDU3-3 genomic region:
- a CDS encoding PAS domain-containing protein, producing the protein MPPQRPIAIRATYESRCHMAITPMAGSSAPLSVESLQERIAALERQLADCQQGALRAQTMHAMFEHMHLGIIIYQLEDPNDDSSLQLITANPAARMFVGGFDILAHVGKRITEIFPNISAYPESLRQYSLVASTGVSQDMGDLPYYDEQLGLDAFYSVQAVAIGEMQVAILFEDVTERKRAEDRIRVYEETIGNMETGVVVLHLTAPDNPESLTIIAANQQASYYTELDLQHKIGARFSEVFPDAVVNGRAATYAQVAASGKSAFVGEFPAVIHGQHEWVSIKAVALPDHRVSIIFDTITERKRAEEMLRQNIQQEETILAQQTALEALSTPLIPLNDRVVVMPLVGALDSRRAQRVMDTLLEGITTHGASIALLDITGVTVVDTQVASALVRAAQAAKLLGTQVMITGIRPEVAQTLIGLGVDLSGIVTQSTLQTGVSLALLRPAQRGAAARN; encoded by the coding sequence ATGCCACCCCAACGGCCTATCGCTATCCGAGCCACATACGAAAGCAGATGCCACATGGCCATCACCCCCATGGCGGGATCCTCCGCCCCTCTTTCTGTGGAATCGCTGCAGGAGCGGATCGCCGCCCTGGAGCGGCAGCTTGCCGATTGCCAGCAGGGCGCTCTGCGCGCCCAGACGATGCACGCGATGTTTGAGCACATGCACCTGGGCATTATCATCTACCAGCTCGAAGACCCCAACGATGACAGCTCGCTGCAGCTGATCACCGCCAACCCGGCGGCTCGCATGTTTGTGGGCGGCTTCGACATCCTGGCCCATGTGGGCAAGCGCATCACCGAGATCTTCCCCAACATCAGCGCCTACCCCGAGAGCCTGCGGCAGTACTCGCTGGTGGCATCCACGGGTGTGTCGCAGGACATGGGCGATCTGCCCTACTATGACGAGCAGCTGGGGCTGGATGCGTTCTACTCGGTGCAGGCGGTGGCGATCGGCGAGATGCAGGTGGCGATCCTGTTTGAGGATGTGACCGAGCGCAAGCGCGCCGAGGATCGCATTCGGGTGTATGAGGAGACGATTGGGAATATGGAGACCGGGGTAGTGGTGCTGCACCTTACGGCCCCCGATAACCCAGAGTCCCTGACGATCATCGCCGCCAACCAGCAGGCCTCGTACTATACCGAGCTGGATCTACAGCACAAGATCGGCGCTCGTTTCTCCGAGGTGTTCCCGGATGCTGTGGTCAATGGCCGCGCCGCCACCTACGCCCAGGTGGCCGCCTCGGGCAAGAGCGCCTTTGTAGGCGAGTTCCCCGCCGTCATCCATGGCCAGCACGAGTGGGTCAGCATCAAGGCGGTGGCCCTGCCCGATCACCGCGTCAGCATCATCTTCGACACCATCACCGAGCGCAAGCGGGCCGAGGAGATGCTGCGCCAGAACATCCAGCAGGAGGAGACGATCTTGGCGCAGCAGACCGCGCTTGAGGCCCTCTCCACCCCGCTCATCCCGCTGAACGATCGGGTGGTGGTGATGCCGCTGGTGGGCGCGCTCGACTCGCGGCGGGCGCAGCGGGTGATGGACACCCTGCTGGAGGGCATCACCACCCACGGCGCAAGCATCGCCCTGCTCGACATCACCGGCGTGACGGTGGTGGACACCCAGGTGGCCAGCGCGCTGGTGCGGGCCGCGCAGGCCGCCAAGCTGCTGGGCACCCAGGTGATGATCACCGGCATCCGCCCCGAGGTGGCCCAGACCCTGATCGGCCTGGGCGTCGACCTGAGCGGGATCGTAACCCAGAGCACCCTGCAGACCGGCGTGAGCCTTGCGCTGCTGCGCCCGGCCCAGCGCGGGGCGGCGGCGCGCAACTAG
- a CDS encoding aminopeptidase — MADPRMEKLAATLVNYCVAVKPGDWVVVNGDVIALPLVTEVVREVVKAGGNPTITLSDSRLTEARLEHASDEQLSWISPFEDIIAEKVDCTIGISAPSNTRALTGIDPRKMQIYQKAARQGSGKRMQRSAEGTWRWTITQYPCEAFAQDADMSLRAYEDFVYAATFADQPDPIACWTDIRQSQQRLVDWLKGKREVVVRGPNIDMTLSIDGRSFINSDGKRNMPSGEIFTGPVEQSVNGWVNFTYPAIRGGREVEGVQLEFKDGKVVSAKASKNEDYLISQLDSDEGSRYLGEFAFGTNYGIKQFTKSILFDEKIGGSLHMAVGAGYPETGSRNRSSVHWDFICDMRQDSEVLIDGELFYKNGEFQI; from the coding sequence ATGGCAGACCCACGGATGGAAAAGCTTGCGGCGACGCTGGTCAACTACTGCGTCGCGGTGAAGCCAGGCGACTGGGTGGTGGTCAACGGCGACGTGATCGCGCTGCCCCTCGTGACCGAGGTGGTGCGCGAGGTGGTGAAGGCGGGCGGCAACCCCACGATCACCCTGAGCGACAGCCGCCTCACCGAGGCGCGGCTTGAGCACGCCAGCGACGAGCAGCTCAGCTGGATCTCGCCATTTGAGGATATCATCGCCGAGAAGGTCGACTGCACCATCGGCATCAGCGCGCCATCCAACACCCGCGCGCTCACCGGCATCGACCCGCGCAAGATGCAGATCTACCAGAAGGCCGCGCGGCAGGGCAGCGGCAAGCGCATGCAGCGCTCGGCGGAGGGCACCTGGCGCTGGACGATCACGCAGTACCCCTGCGAGGCCTTCGCCCAGGATGCCGACATGAGCCTGCGGGCCTACGAGGACTTTGTCTACGCCGCCACCTTCGCCGACCAGCCCGACCCGATCGCCTGCTGGACGGACATACGCCAGTCGCAGCAGCGCCTGGTGGACTGGCTCAAGGGCAAGCGCGAGGTGGTGGTGCGCGGCCCCAACATCGACATGACGCTCTCGATCGACGGCCGCAGCTTCATCAACTCCGACGGCAAGCGCAACATGCCCAGCGGCGAGATCTTCACCGGGCCGGTGGAGCAGTCGGTGAACGGCTGGGTGAACTTCACCTACCCCGCGATCCGGGGCGGGCGCGAGGTGGAGGGCGTGCAGCTAGAGTTCAAGGATGGCAAGGTGGTGAGCGCCAAGGCTAGCAAAAACGAGGACTACCTGATCAGCCAGCTGGACAGCGACGAGGGCTCGCGCTACCTGGGCGAGTTCGCCTTTGGCACCAACTACGGCATCAAACAGTTCACCAAGAGCATCCTGTTCGACGAGAAGATCGGCGGGTCGCTGCACATGGCCGTGGGGGCGGGCTACCCCGAGACGGGTAGCCGCAACCGCTCCAGCGTCCACTGGGATTTCATCTGCGACATGCGCCAGGACAGCGAGGTGCTGATCGACGGCGAGCTGTTCTACAAGAACGGCGAGTTCCAGATCTAG
- a CDS encoding ADP-ribosylglycohydrolase family protein, translated as MLLELAIGDAYGAGFEFAPERAAQNTLERYLPHPRYASAPGSYTDDTQMSLAIAEALLAGGAWEPQLLADHMLSAFRRDVREGYAEGFYRLLMGCASGGELLAALRPTSDKNGAAMRACPLGVLPDVAAVLAYSRTQAAVTHDTPGGIASAQAVALLAHYFLYRRGPRAQAAAFLDAHVPGYGWGQPWAGVVSTNGVETARAAIGVVLSRESMSAMLRACVALTGDTDTVAAIALGVASCCEEVTRDLPAPLLDGLEQGPYGRAYLEQIDRRLLAMVVGG; from the coding sequence ATGCTGCTGGAGCTTGCGATTGGCGACGCCTACGGCGCGGGGTTCGAGTTCGCGCCCGAGCGGGCGGCGCAGAACACCTTGGAGCGCTACCTGCCGCACCCGCGCTACGCCAGCGCGCCCGGCAGCTACACCGACGACACCCAGATGAGTCTGGCCATCGCCGAGGCGCTGCTCGCGGGTGGCGCGTGGGAGCCGCAGCTGCTGGCCGACCACATGCTGTCCGCATTCCGCCGCGATGTGCGCGAGGGCTATGCCGAGGGCTTCTACCGCCTGCTGATGGGCTGCGCCAGCGGCGGCGAGCTGCTGGCGGCGCTGCGGCCCACCAGCGACAAGAACGGCGCGGCCATGCGCGCATGCCCGCTGGGCGTGCTGCCCGATGTGGCCGCCGTCCTGGCCTACAGCCGCACCCAGGCCGCCGTCACGCACGATACGCCCGGCGGCATCGCATCGGCGCAGGCCGTAGCGCTGCTGGCCCACTACTTTCTGTATCGGCGCGGGCCGAGGGCGCAGGCGGCGGCCTTTCTGGATGCGCACGTGCCGGGCTACGGCTGGGGCCAGCCCTGGGCTGGTGTGGTCTCGACCAATGGCGTGGAGACGGCGCGCGCCGCCATCGGCGTGGTGCTCTCGCGTGAGAGCATGAGCGCCATGCTGCGCGCGTGTGTGGCGCTCACTGGCGACACCGACACGGTGGCCGCGATCGCGCTGGGCGTTGCCTCCTGCTGCGAAGAGGTGACGCGCGACCTGCCCGCGCCGCTGCTGGATGGGCTGGAGCAGGGGCCGTATGGCCGCGCCTATCTAGAGCAGATCGACCGCAGGCTGCTGGCCATGGTTGTCGGGGGGTGA
- a CDS encoding cytochrome P450, producing the protein MTATQLDFWSAEAKTRIHSIYAHLRDEQPICRVSAPDGRQFWLITRYDDVLAAIHEPRLVKNWRSILSPAELAEQKSSPLTRLGQHMLSQDPPDHTRLRSLVSKAFTPRMMEQMRPRIQQIADGLIDQVQARGSMDLIEDYAFLLPITVIAELLGIPVEDRDRFRAWSDVVVANEPTPARMALLTKVYTEFSAYLGDLVAKRRAEPQEDLISALVRTEEAGDRLSEDELLSMVFLLIVAGHETTVNLIGNGALALLLHPDQRELLRERPELLPSAIEEFLRYDGPVETSTLRFAKEDMEFQGVPMQRGDIVIVVLSSANRDSSRFADADALDITRGDNRHVAFGHGIHYCLGAPLARIEGQIAIGTLFRRLPDLALGISIEELRWRPSTLVRGLQRLPVTFS; encoded by the coding sequence ATGACCGCAACCCAGCTGGATTTCTGGAGCGCCGAGGCCAAGACCCGCATCCACAGCATCTACGCCCACCTGCGCGACGAGCAGCCGATCTGCCGCGTGTCCGCGCCCGACGGGCGGCAGTTCTGGCTGATCACCCGCTACGACGATGTGCTGGCCGCCATCCACGAGCCGCGCCTGGTGAAAAACTGGCGCAGCATCCTCTCGCCCGCCGAGCTGGCCGAGCAGAAATCCTCGCCGCTGACCCGGCTGGGCCAGCACATGCTCTCGCAGGACCCGCCCGACCACACCCGCCTGCGCTCGCTGGTGAGCAAGGCCTTCACGCCGCGCATGATGGAGCAGATGCGCCCGCGCATCCAGCAGATCGCCGACGGGCTGATCGATCAGGTACAGGCGCGCGGCAGCATGGATCTGATCGAGGACTACGCCTTCCTGCTGCCAATCACGGTAATCGCCGAGCTGCTGGGCATCCCGGTCGAGGACCGCGACCGCTTCCGCGCGTGGTCGGATGTGGTGGTGGCCAACGAGCCAACCCCCGCCCGCATGGCTCTGCTCACCAAAGTCTACACCGAGTTCAGCGCCTACCTGGGCGATCTGGTCGCCAAACGACGCGCCGAGCCACAGGAAGACCTGATCAGCGCGCTGGTGCGCACCGAGGAGGCGGGCGACCGGCTGAGCGAGGACGAGCTACTCTCCATGGTCTTCCTGCTGATCGTGGCTGGGCACGAGACCACGGTCAACCTGATCGGCAACGGCGCGCTGGCCCTGCTGCTGCACCCCGACCAGCGCGAGCTACTGCGTGAGCGGCCCGAGCTGCTGCCCAGCGCCATCGAGGAGTTTCTGCGCTACGATGGCCCGGTCGAGACATCCACGCTGCGCTTCGCCAAGGAGGATATGGAGTTCCAGGGCGTGCCGATGCAGCGCGGCGATATCGTGATCGTGGTGCTCTCGTCGGCAAACCGCGACAGCAGCCGCTTCGCCGACGCCGATGCGCTAGACATCACCCGCGGCGACAACCGCCACGTGGCCTTTGGGCACGGCATCCACTACTGCCTCGGCGCACCGCTGGCCCGGATCGAGGGCCAGATCGCGATCGGCACCCTGTTCCGCCGCCTGCCCGACCTAGCGCTGGGCATCTCCATCGAGGAGCTGCGCTGGCGGCCCAGCACGCTGGTGCGTGGCCTGCAGCGACTGCCAGTCACCTTCAGCTAG